From Streptomyces asiaticus, one genomic window encodes:
- a CDS encoding roadblock/LC7 domain-containing protein, which translates to MSQAAQNLNWLITNFVDNTPGVSHTVVVSADGLLLAMSEGFPRDRADQLAAVASGLTSLTSGASRIFEGGVVNQTVVEMERGFLFIMSISDGSSLAVLAHPECDIGLVGYEMALLVDRAGNVLTPDLRAELQGSLLN; encoded by the coding sequence ATGAGCCAGGCGGCGCAGAACCTGAACTGGTTGATCACCAACTTCGTGGACAACACCCCCGGGGTGTCCCACACGGTGGTGGTCTCCGCCGACGGACTCCTTCTGGCGATGTCCGAAGGCTTCCCCCGTGACCGAGCCGATCAACTGGCGGCGGTGGCCTCCGGCCTGACCTCGCTCACCTCCGGAGCCTCCCGCATCTTCGAAGGCGGCGTGGTCAACCAGACCGTCGTCGAAATGGAACGAGGCTTCCTCTTCATCATGTCGATCTCCGACGGATCCTCCCTCGCCGTGCTCGCCCACCCCGAGTGCGACATCGGCCTCGTCGGCTACGAGATGGCCCTGCTGGTCGATCGCGCGGGCAACGTCCTCACCCCGGATCTGCGCGCGGAATTGCAGGGCAGTCTTCTCAACTAG
- a CDS encoding DUF742 domain-containing protein — protein MATPPSGYPYAHGQPSEPRGEGPVKRYNFPSAPSRQARSPQQPEPQREQQPPRRQPQRPQQQPYTPSYAPPGPSEGSWYDAPPAPRIEPVQPPERPAPEPSSPAGGTHNPLVRPYAMTGGRTRPRYQLAIEALVHTTADPAQLQGQLPEHQRICHLCREIKSVAEISALLTIPLGVARILVADLAEAGLVAIHQPGGDESAGGQPDVTLLERVLSGLRKL, from the coding sequence GTGGCAACGCCCCCTAGCGGATATCCGTACGCCCACGGGCAGCCGTCCGAGCCGCGCGGAGAGGGCCCAGTGAAGCGCTACAACTTCCCCTCCGCACCCAGCCGCCAGGCCCGCTCCCCACAGCAGCCGGAGCCCCAGCGGGAGCAGCAGCCCCCGCGGCGGCAGCCGCAGCGGCCCCAGCAACAGCCGTACACGCCCTCCTACGCGCCTCCCGGGCCGTCGGAGGGGTCTTGGTACGACGCGCCGCCCGCGCCCCGTATCGAGCCCGTACAGCCGCCTGAGCGCCCCGCCCCGGAACCTTCCTCCCCCGCGGGCGGCACCCATAACCCTCTGGTGCGCCCGTACGCCATGACAGGGGGCCGGACCCGGCCCCGGTACCAGCTCGCCATCGAGGCGCTGGTGCACACCACGGCCGACCCCGCTCAGCTCCAGGGCCAACTGCCCGAGCACCAGCGGATCTGCCACCTGTGCCGCGAGATCAAGTCGGTCGCCGAGATCTCCGCACTGCTCACCATTCCTCTCGGCGTAGCCCGCATCCTCGTAGCCGACCTGGCCGAGGCGGGGCTCGTCGCGATCCATCAGCCCGGCGGCGACGAGTCCGCCGGCGGTCAGCCTGACGTGACACTGCTCGAAAGGGTGCTCAGTGGACTTCGCAAGCTCTAG
- a CDS encoding GTP-binding protein, which yields MDFASSSGAARSTTSAKIVVAGGFGVGKTTFVGAVSEINPLRTEAVMTSASAGIDDLTHAPDKTTTTVAMDFGRITLDQDLILYLFGTPGQDRFWFMWDDLVRGAIGAVVLVDTRRLADCFPAVDYFENSGLPFVIALNGFDGHQPYNPEEVREALQIGPDAPIITTDARHRSEAKSALITLVEHALMARLR from the coding sequence GTGGACTTCGCAAGCTCTAGCGGTGCAGCCCGCTCCACCACCTCCGCGAAAATCGTGGTGGCGGGCGGCTTCGGCGTGGGCAAGACCACGTTCGTCGGCGCGGTCTCGGAGATCAACCCGCTGCGCACCGAAGCCGTGATGACCTCCGCCTCGGCGGGCATCGACGATCTCACCCACGCGCCGGACAAGACCACCACCACGGTGGCCATGGACTTCGGCCGCATCACGCTGGACCAGGACCTGATCCTGTACCTGTTCGGCACGCCCGGCCAGGACCGCTTCTGGTTCATGTGGGACGACCTGGTCCGCGGCGCCATCGGCGCGGTCGTCCTGGTGGACACCCGCCGCCTCGCCGACTGCTTCCCGGCGGTCGACTACTTCGAGAACTCCGGGCTGCCCTTCGTCATCGCCCTCAACGGCTTCGACGGGCACCAGCCCTACAACCCCGAAGAGGTCCGCGAGGCCCTCCAGATCGGCCCGGACGCGCCGATCATCACCACCGACGCCCGCCACCGCAGCGAGGCCAAGAGCGCGCTGATCACCCTGGTCGAGCACGCGCTGATGGCCCGGCTGCGCTAG
- a CDS encoding acyl-CoA carboxylase subunit epsilon gives MSTPSDIADPAAAAAATLVRVEKGHADAEELAAVTAVLLARAAAGTHRTAGSTRPSRSAARWRRLERRPAFSAPHSWQG, from the coding sequence GTGAGCACACCCAGCGATATCGCCGATCCCGCCGCCGCGGCGGCGGCCACCCTGGTCCGGGTCGAGAAGGGCCACGCCGACGCCGAGGAGCTCGCCGCGGTCACCGCGGTGCTGCTCGCCCGCGCGGCCGCCGGCACCCACCGGACCGCCGGCTCCACCCGCCCGAGCCGCAGCGCCGCCCGCTGGCGCCGTCTGGAGCGCCGCCCGGCGTTCAGCGCACCGCACAGCTGGCAGGGCTGA
- a CDS encoding acyl-CoA carboxylase subunit beta, with the protein MTNLEGAPAEASDVRGRVAELHAIREQARRGPSERATEAQKAKGKLTARERIDLLLDEGSFNEVEPLRRHRATGFGLEAKKPYTDGVVTGWGTVHGRTVFVYAHDFRIFGGALGEAHATKIHKIMDMAISAGAPLVSLNDGAGARIQEGVSALAGYGGIFQRNTKASGVIPQISVMLGPCAGGAAYSPALTDFVFMVRETSQMFITGPDVVQAVTGEKVSQNGLGGADVHAETSGVCHFAYDDEETCLEEVRYLLSLLPQNNRENPPTVESDDPASRRGDSLLDLVPADGNRPYDMRKVIEEIVDDGEYLEVHERWATNIICALTRLDGQVVGIIANQPQSLAGVLDIEASEKSARFIQMCDAFNIPLVTFLDVPGFLPGVDQEHGGIIRHGAKMLYAYCNATVPRISVILRKAYGGAYIVMDSQSIGADLTYAWPTNEIAVMGAEGAANVIFRRQIAGADDPEAMRARMVKEYKSELMHPYYAAERGLVDDVIDPTETREVLIRSLAMLRDKHADLPSRKHGNPPQ; encoded by the coding sequence ATGACCAATCTCGAAGGTGCGCCTGCTGAGGCGAGTGACGTTCGCGGGCGCGTCGCCGAGCTGCACGCGATTCGCGAGCAGGCTCGGCGCGGCCCGAGCGAGCGGGCGACCGAGGCTCAGAAGGCCAAGGGGAAGCTGACTGCTCGCGAGCGGATCGATCTGCTGCTTGACGAGGGGTCCTTCAACGAGGTGGAGCCGCTGCGGCGGCATCGTGCGACCGGGTTCGGGCTTGAGGCCAAGAAGCCTTACACCGACGGTGTCGTCACCGGCTGGGGGACCGTCCACGGACGGACGGTGTTCGTCTACGCACACGACTTCAGGATCTTCGGCGGGGCGCTGGGGGAAGCCCACGCGACCAAGATCCACAAGATTATGGACATGGCCATCTCGGCCGGGGCGCCGCTGGTGTCCCTCAACGACGGCGCCGGTGCCCGTATCCAGGAGGGCGTCTCGGCGCTCGCCGGTTACGGCGGCATCTTCCAGCGGAACACCAAGGCGTCCGGTGTCATCCCCCAGATCAGTGTGATGCTCGGCCCGTGCGCGGGCGGCGCGGCGTACTCCCCGGCGCTGACGGACTTCGTCTTCATGGTCCGGGAGACCTCGCAGATGTTCATCACCGGACCCGATGTGGTCCAGGCGGTGACGGGCGAGAAGGTCAGCCAGAACGGACTGGGCGGCGCCGATGTGCACGCCGAGACCTCGGGTGTGTGCCACTTCGCCTACGACGACGAGGAGACCTGCCTCGAGGAGGTCCGCTACCTCCTGTCGCTGCTGCCGCAGAACAACCGTGAGAACCCGCCGACCGTCGAGTCCGACGACCCGGCCTCCCGGCGCGGCGACTCGCTGCTGGACCTCGTCCCGGCCGACGGCAACCGGCCGTACGACATGCGCAAGGTCATCGAGGAGATCGTCGACGACGGTGAGTACCTCGAGGTCCACGAGCGCTGGGCGACCAACATCATCTGCGCGCTGACCCGGCTCGACGGCCAGGTGGTCGGCATCATCGCCAACCAGCCGCAGTCGCTGGCCGGGGTGCTGGACATCGAGGCGTCGGAGAAGTCCGCGCGCTTCATCCAGATGTGCGACGCCTTCAACATCCCGCTGGTCACCTTCCTCGACGTGCCCGGCTTCCTGCCCGGTGTGGACCAGGAGCACGGCGGGATCATCCGGCACGGCGCCAAGATGCTGTACGCGTACTGCAACGCCACCGTGCCGCGGATCTCCGTCATCCTGCGCAAGGCGTACGGCGGCGCCTACATCGTGATGGACTCCCAGTCCATCGGGGCCGACCTGACCTACGCCTGGCCGACCAACGAGATCGCGGTGATGGGTGCCGAGGGCGCCGCCAACGTGATCTTCCGCCGTCAGATCGCCGGAGCCGACGACCCCGAGGCCATGCGCGCCCGCATGGTCAAGGAGTACAAGTCCGAGCTGATGCACCCGTACTACGCGGCCGAGCGGGGGCTGGTCGACGATGTGATCGACCCGACCGAAACCCGTGAGGTCCTCATCCGGTCCCTGGCGATGCTGCGCGACAAGCACGCCGACCTGCCGTCCCGCAAGCACGGCAACCCGCCGCAGTAA
- the cimA gene encoding citramalate synthase produces the protein MKDLPDDGFHVFDTTLRDGAQREGINLTVADKLTIARHLDDFGVGFIEGGWPGANPRDTEFFARARAEIDFKHAQLVAFGATRKAGVRAEDDAQVKALLESGAPVITLVAKSHDRHVELALRTTLEENLAMVRETVAYLRSQGRRVFLDCEHFFDGYRANAGYAKQVVSAAHEAGAEVVILCDTNGGMLPGQIDAVVRTVLADTGARLGIHAQDDTGCAVANTLAAVDAGATHVQCTANGYGERVGNANLFPVVAALELKYGRRVLPEGALEEMTRISHAIAEVVNLTPSTHQPYVGVSAFAHKAGLHASAIKVDPDLYQHIDPERVGNTMRMLVSDMAGRASIELKGKELGIDLGDDRALVGRIVARVKERELEGYTYEAADASFELLLRQEVEGRPRRFFRVESWRAIVEDRPDGTHANEATVKLWAKGERIVATAEGNGPVNALDRALRVGLERIYPQLATMELVDYKVRILEGKHGTESTTRVLVSTADGQGEWSTVGVGENVIAASWQALDDAYAYGLLRAGVDPQE, from the coding sequence ATGAAGGATCTGCCCGACGACGGCTTCCATGTCTTCGACACCACCCTGCGCGACGGAGCGCAGCGCGAGGGCATCAACCTCACGGTCGCGGACAAGCTGACCATCGCCCGTCACCTGGACGACTTCGGCGTGGGCTTCATCGAGGGCGGCTGGCCCGGCGCCAACCCGCGCGACACGGAGTTCTTCGCCCGGGCCCGCGCCGAGATCGACTTCAAACACGCCCAGCTGGTGGCGTTCGGCGCCACCCGCAAGGCGGGGGTGCGTGCCGAGGACGACGCCCAGGTCAAGGCGCTGCTGGAGTCCGGGGCGCCGGTGATCACCCTGGTGGCGAAGTCCCACGACCGCCATGTGGAGCTGGCCCTGCGCACCACGCTCGAGGAGAACCTCGCGATGGTCCGGGAGACCGTCGCCTATCTGCGGTCCCAGGGCCGCCGGGTCTTCCTCGACTGCGAGCACTTCTTCGACGGCTACCGGGCCAACGCCGGCTACGCCAAGCAGGTCGTCTCCGCCGCCCACGAGGCGGGCGCCGAGGTGGTGATCCTCTGCGACACCAACGGCGGCATGCTCCCCGGCCAGATCGACGCGGTGGTCCGCACCGTGCTGGCCGACACCGGGGCGCGGCTGGGCATCCACGCCCAGGACGACACCGGCTGCGCGGTCGCCAACACCCTCGCCGCCGTGGACGCGGGCGCCACCCACGTCCAGTGCACGGCCAACGGCTACGGCGAGCGCGTGGGCAATGCCAACCTCTTCCCCGTCGTCGCGGCCCTGGAGCTCAAGTACGGCCGCCGGGTGCTGCCGGAGGGCGCACTGGAGGAGATGACCCGGATCTCGCACGCGATCGCCGAGGTCGTCAATCTGACGCCGTCCACTCACCAGCCCTATGTGGGTGTTTCCGCCTTCGCCCACAAGGCCGGACTCCACGCCTCCGCGATCAAGGTCGATCCGGATCTGTACCAGCACATCGACCCCGAGCGGGTCGGCAACACCATGCGGATGCTCGTCTCCGACATGGCCGGTCGGGCGTCGATCGAGCTCAAGGGCAAGGAGCTGGGCATCGACCTCGGCGACGACCGGGCGCTGGTGGGCCGGATCGTGGCGCGGGTCAAGGAGCGGGAGCTCGAGGGCTACACCTACGAGGCCGCCGACGCCTCCTTCGAGCTGCTGCTGCGCCAGGAGGTCGAGGGCCGTCCCCGCCGCTTCTTCCGCGTCGAGTCCTGGCGGGCGATCGTCGAGGACCGCCCGGACGGCACCCACGCCAACGAGGCCACCGTGAAGCTGTGGGCCAAGGGCGAGCGCATCGTCGCCACGGCGGAGGGCAACGGCCCGGTCAACGCGCTGGACCGGGCGCTGCGGGTGGGGCTGGAGCGGATCTACCCGCAGCTGGCCACGATGGAGCTGGTGGACTACAAGGTCCGCATCCTGGAAGGCAAGCACGGCACCGAGTCCACGACCCGGGTGCTGGTCTCCACCGCGGACGGCCAGGGGGAGTGGTCGACCGTGGGCGTCGGGGAGAACGTGATCGCCGCGTCCTGGCAGGCCCTGGACGACGCCTACGCCTACGGGCTGCTGCGGGCCGGAGTGGACCCGCAGGAGTGA
- a CDS encoding branched-chain amino acid aminotransferase, with protein sequence MTTPTIELKPSSHPMPAAEREKILANPGFGRHFTDHMVTVKWTEGRGWHEAQLVPYAPLSLDPANMTLHYAQTIFEGLKAYRRPDGTVATFRPDQNAERFQTSARRMGMPELPVETFIAACDALVTQDKAWVPGHGEQSLYLRPFMFATEVGLGVRPANEFLFVVIASPAGAYFPGGVQPVSVWLSEEYVRAAPGGTGAAKTGGNYAASLVAQAQAAEQGCDQVVWLDAIERRWIEEMGGMNLYFVYGNRIVTPELSGSLLPGITRASLLEIAADLGYEVTEGRISVDDWREGNADGTLTEVFACGTAAVITPVGSVKSARASWTVADGEPGEVTMRLRKSLLDIQTGAAPDPHGWMHPLG encoded by the coding sequence ATGACGACGCCCACGATCGAGCTCAAGCCCTCCTCCCACCCCATGCCCGCCGCCGAGCGGGAGAAGATCCTGGCCAACCCCGGATTCGGCCGCCACTTCACCGATCACATGGTGACGGTCAAGTGGACGGAGGGCCGTGGCTGGCACGAGGCCCAGCTCGTGCCGTACGCCCCGCTGTCGCTCGACCCGGCGAACATGACGCTGCACTACGCCCAGACGATCTTCGAGGGGCTCAAGGCGTACCGCCGGCCCGACGGCACCGTGGCCACGTTCCGCCCCGACCAGAACGCCGAGCGGTTCCAGACGTCCGCGCGCCGCATGGGCATGCCGGAGCTCCCCGTCGAGACCTTCATCGCGGCGTGTGACGCGCTGGTCACCCAGGACAAGGCGTGGGTGCCGGGCCACGGGGAGCAGTCCCTGTACCTGCGGCCCTTCATGTTCGCCACCGAGGTCGGGCTCGGTGTCCGGCCCGCGAACGAGTTCCTCTTCGTGGTGATCGCCTCCCCGGCCGGGGCCTACTTCCCCGGCGGTGTGCAGCCGGTCTCGGTCTGGCTCTCGGAGGAGTACGTCCGCGCGGCGCCCGGCGGCACCGGCGCGGCCAAGACGGGCGGCAACTACGCGGCCTCCCTGGTCGCCCAGGCGCAGGCCGCCGAGCAGGGCTGTGACCAGGTGGTCTGGCTGGACGCGATCGAGCGCCGCTGGATCGAGGAGATGGGCGGGATGAACCTGTACTTCGTGTACGGGAACCGCATCGTGACGCCCGAGCTGTCCGGTTCGCTGCTGCCGGGGATCACCCGCGCCTCGCTGCTGGAGATCGCCGCCGACCTCGGCTACGAGGTCACCGAGGGCCGGATCTCCGTCGACGACTGGCGCGAGGGCAACGCCGACGGGACCCTCACCGAGGTCTTCGCCTGCGGTACGGCGGCCGTGATCACCCCGGTCGGCTCGGTCAAGTCCGCCCGGGCGAGCTGGACGGTGGCCGACGGTGAGCCGGGCGAGGTGACCATGCGGCTGCGCAAGTCGCTGCTGGACATCCAGACCGGTGCCGCCCCGGACCCGCATGGCTGGATGCACCCCCTGGGCTGA
- a CDS encoding 3-isopropylmalate dehydrogenase — translation MSRSIRLAVIPGDGIGQEVVAQGLKVLSAALPQDVKLETRSYDLGAQRWHATGDTLPDAELESLKDHDAILLGAIGDPSVPSGVLERGLLLKLRFAFDHYVNLRPSKLFPNTPTPLAGRPDIDFVVVREGTEGPYVGNGGSMRTGTPDEVATEVSLNTAHGVERVVRDAYERAKARPRKKLTLVHKNNVLVHAGHLWKNIFDRVGQEYPEVTTDYLHVDAATIFFVTQPERFDVIVTDNLFGDILTDLAAAVTGGIGLAASGNINPSGAFPSMFEPVHGSAPDIAGTGKADPTATVLSVALLLSHLGYGDEAARIETAVASDLAERDAAAPRTTDEIGDALAARVSG, via the coding sequence ATGTCTCGCAGCATTCGCCTCGCAGTGATCCCCGGTGACGGTATCGGCCAGGAAGTCGTGGCCCAGGGCCTGAAGGTCCTCTCCGCCGCCCTTCCGCAGGACGTGAAGCTGGAGACGCGGAGTTACGACCTCGGCGCCCAGCGCTGGCACGCCACCGGCGACACCCTGCCGGACGCGGAGCTGGAGTCGCTGAAGGACCATGACGCGATCCTGCTCGGCGCCATCGGCGACCCCTCGGTGCCCTCGGGTGTGCTCGAGCGCGGGCTGCTGCTCAAGCTGCGCTTCGCCTTCGACCACTACGTCAACCTGCGTCCGTCGAAGCTCTTCCCGAACACCCCGACCCCGCTGGCCGGCCGCCCCGACATCGACTTCGTGGTCGTCCGCGAGGGCACCGAGGGCCCGTACGTGGGCAATGGCGGCTCGATGCGCACCGGTACCCCGGACGAGGTCGCCACCGAGGTCAGCCTGAACACCGCCCACGGTGTCGAGCGTGTGGTCCGGGACGCCTACGAGCGCGCCAAGGCCCGGCCGCGCAAGAAGCTGACCCTCGTGCACAAGAACAACGTCCTGGTGCACGCCGGCCACCTGTGGAAGAACATCTTCGACCGGGTCGGCCAGGAGTACCCCGAGGTCACCACCGACTATCTGCACGTCGACGCCGCTACGATCTTCTTCGTCACCCAGCCGGAGCGGTTCGACGTGATCGTCACCGACAACCTCTTCGGTGACATCCTTACCGACCTCGCCGCCGCCGTCACCGGCGGCATCGGGCTCGCCGCGAGCGGCAACATCAACCCCTCCGGCGCCTTCCCGTCGATGTTCGAGCCGGTCCACGGCTCCGCGCCGGACATCGCGGGTACCGGCAAGGCCGACCCGACGGCGACCGTGCTGTCGGTGGCCCTGCTGCTGTCGCACCTCGGCTACGGGGACGAGGCGGCCCGTATCGAGACCGCCGTCGCTTCGGACCTCGCCGAGCGGGACGCGGCCGCGCCGCGCACCACCGACGAGATCGGCGACGCGCTCGCCGCCCGAGTATCCGGCTGA
- a CDS encoding purple acid phosphatase family protein yields the protein MDTPRFGVPERLAQRMTMAEQHEYLRARLSRRRVLRRGAATAGTVAGAGLLGGAACAADTKPAPAAGPRAGAATVDGALVAPFGRHLAFGADPRTQMRISWQVPFAVRKPYVRIGTSPLELTRKVEAEVRHLHTPSLSDKLPAVDQFYLHAAVDDLRPGVTYYYGVGHADRDPAEPRHFASVGTFRTAPDRPGKFVFTAFGDQGVSYDALANDQLILGQNPSFHLHAGDLCYADTTGHGKKSDLYDARVWDSFLAQTDSVAASVPWMVTTGNHDMEAWYSPDGYGGQLARWSLPGNGPDPRKAPGVYAFVYGNVGVVALDANDVSYEMPANKGYTGGAQTRWLDRELEQLRKRPGIDFLVVFFHHCAYSTTSAHASDGGVRDAWVPLFDKHQVDLVINGHNHVYERTDALRGGKVARRVPVEGSADAVRDGIVYVTAGGAGAKLYEFPVPDSYEGHVKDLDEVKTYHWTKDGEKNRDSADWSRVRYTGFSFLAVEVEPGPRPRLTVTALAESGERVDRFEVTRPRRQ from the coding sequence ATGGACACACCACGGTTCGGCGTACCGGAACGGCTCGCCCAGCGGATGACCATGGCGGAGCAGCACGAGTATCTGCGGGCCCGGCTCTCCCGCCGCCGGGTGCTGCGCCGGGGCGCCGCCACGGCGGGCACGGTCGCGGGCGCGGGGCTGCTGGGCGGGGCGGCGTGCGCCGCCGACACCAAGCCGGCGCCGGCCGCGGGCCCGAGGGCGGGGGCCGCCACGGTGGACGGCGCGCTGGTCGCCCCGTTCGGCCGCCATCTGGCCTTCGGCGCCGATCCGCGGACGCAGATGCGGATCTCCTGGCAGGTGCCGTTCGCGGTGCGCAAGCCGTATGTGCGGATCGGCACCAGCCCGCTGGAGCTCACCCGCAAGGTCGAGGCCGAGGTCCGTCATCTGCACACCCCGTCGCTGAGCGACAAGCTGCCCGCGGTCGACCAGTTCTATCTGCACGCCGCCGTGGACGACCTGCGCCCCGGGGTCACCTACTACTACGGCGTCGGGCACGCGGACCGCGATCCGGCCGAGCCGCGTCACTTCGCGTCCGTGGGCACCTTCCGCACCGCGCCGGACCGGCCCGGGAAGTTCGTCTTCACCGCCTTCGGCGACCAGGGGGTGAGCTATGACGCGCTCGCCAACGACCAGTTGATCCTTGGCCAGAATCCGTCGTTCCATCTGCACGCCGGGGATCTGTGCTACGCGGACACCACCGGCCACGGGAAGAAGTCCGACCTCTATGACGCCCGGGTCTGGGACTCCTTCCTCGCCCAGACCGACTCGGTCGCGGCGAGCGTGCCGTGGATGGTGACGACCGGGAACCACGACATGGAGGCGTGGTACTCCCCCGACGGCTACGGCGGCCAGCTGGCCCGCTGGTCGCTGCCCGGGAACGGGCCGGACCCGCGCAAGGCGCCCGGCGTCTATGCGTTCGTCTACGGGAACGTGGGCGTGGTCGCCCTGGACGCCAATGACGTGTCGTACGAGATGCCGGCCAACAAGGGGTACACGGGCGGGGCGCAGACCCGCTGGCTGGACCGGGAGCTGGAGCAGCTGCGCAAACGGCCCGGCATCGACTTCCTGGTGGTCTTCTTCCACCACTGCGCCTACTCCACCACCAGCGCCCACGCCTCGGACGGCGGGGTGCGCGACGCGTGGGTGCCGCTGTTCGACAAGCACCAGGTGGACCTGGTCATCAACGGCCACAACCACGTCTACGAGCGGACCGACGCCCTCCGGGGCGGCAAGGTCGCCCGCCGGGTCCCGGTGGAGGGGAGCGCCGACGCGGTGCGCGACGGGATCGTCTATGTGACCGCGGGCGGGGCGGGCGCCAAGCTCTACGAGTTCCCGGTGCCCGACAGCTACGAGGGGCACGTCAAGGACCTCGACGAGGTGAAGACCTACCACTGGACCAAGGACGGCGAGAAGAACCGGGACAGCGCGGACTGGTCCCGGGTCCGCTACACCGGCTTCTCGTTCCTCGCGGTGGAGGTGGAGCCGGGCCCCCGCCCCAGGCTCACGGTCACGGCCCTGGCGGAGTCGGGCGAGCGGGTGGACCGCTTCGAGGTCACCCGGCCCCGGCGTCAGTGA